From one Aptenodytes patagonicus chromosome 16, bAptPat1.pri.cur, whole genome shotgun sequence genomic stretch:
- the QRICH2 gene encoding glutamine-rich protein 2 — translation MVRWEVLEDCLVGSKAGGGGGGGGGRGLPAEGSGGQSALTEPPTSDVDTPRGASSALGLKVPGTQPAPRTSKGTSKGTPGTQPGTLGTQAGMQRPSVTPEKWAGAPADRTRTSDASATTPGMQPGSPGTQTTTPGMQPGSPGTQTTTSGMQPGTPGTQTTTPGMEPGSPGTQTTTPGMQPGTPGTQTTTSGMQPGTPGTQTTTPGMQPGTPGIQTTTSGMQPGTPGTQTTTPGMQPGTPGIQTTTPGMQPGTPGTQTTIPGMQPGTPGTRTTIPGMHPAPPETQGGGAGVQPSPPCMEPSLPGAENVPTEATPGALGTQMDATSPKEGAKALLSTQLARAGHLAAGTLSLTAQGFEIPLDTDPRATSPLQEPVVSWGSLGSSSASDRYAETVEALRQIGQLGQLYTALKEQVAQLEATKSDHAELEKLRLLFPEGDQESHASILTDLRGRVSSLQGLASDLQDEKEKIRQLEDALGKLGVAGADWKADGSNQITLQLGSTLQEIKQELKGLGEQQEMTKALLEQLVTKTADQLQEQLDELRAMVKSAGQEQAEAQAACPVCSTDTSTQVGQLLQRYEKLQELVDSFMSRQAVGKVVRQLPGRSQQDEELLKRIQATVVQVQGDYKKLSSVTGNLLDDRHQKQKDIEALFQSLERLEKEKADKEDLALGINVKADKTALAGKVSRTQFDASMERLNEMIQEMLSRVTGQEQGWHQVQRQLNEEMDSKLDRLELGPFRQQLEEHWKSILEQLKEKAPQTEADDAAGIKKQLLAHFHCVSCDRPLSMLVPGPHIVAIPSMPPLPPRLAGRPHTILELEQTQQHGHRERAAECGYPSVPRRCGGRHTLTHPLQRCPRLQPLPPSAPRPLQPPTLLPIKHDEMELLGQDGHIYRGRWDGQLPVLVGKEGFPRDKPKLSPRQWDTGRPLSRPQSAGSSLSQSGTGVPPTPPAPTGRIQHPGSQAGLGVRGRTPTTPAAEQASKWFQPAAIKGDGQPSAYVA, via the exons ATGGTGCGCTGGGAGGTGCTGGAGGATTGCCTGGTGGGcagcaaagcaggaggaggaggaggaggaggaggaggccgaggTCTGCCGGCG GAGGGTAGTGGGGGCCAGTCTGCCCTCACCGAGCCCCCCACTTCGGACGTGGACACCCCGCGTGGGGCAAGCTCAGCGCTGGGGCTGAAGGTACCAGGGACACAGCCTGCACCCAGGACCAGCAAAGGGACCAGCAAGGGGACTCCAGGGACACAGCCTGGCACCCTGGGGACGCAAGCGGGGATGCAGAGACCATCAGTGACTCCTGAGAAGTGGGCAGGCGCTCCCGCAGATAGGACGAGGACTTCTGATGCCAGCGCTACCACCCCGGGGATGCAGCCAGGGTCCCCTGGCACCCAGACCACCACCCCGGGGATGCAGCCAGGGTCCCCCGGCACCCAGACCACCACCTCGGGGATGCAGCCAGGGACCCCCGGCACCCAGACCACCACCCCAGGGATGGAGCCAGGATCCCCCGGCACCCAGACCACCACCCCGGGGATGCAGCCAGGGACCCCTGGCACCCAGACCACCACCTCAGGGATGCAGCCAGGGACCCCCGGCACCCAGACCACCACCCCGGGGATGCAGCCAGGGACCCCCGGCATCCAGACCACCACCTCAGGGATGCAGCCAGGGACCCCCGGCACCCAGACCACCACCCCGGGGATGCAGCCAGGGACCCCCGGCATCCAGACCACCACCCCGGGGATGCAGCCAGGGACCCCTGGCACCCAGACCACCATCCCGGGGATGCAGCCAGGGACCCCCGGCACCCGGACCACCATCCCGGGGATGCATCCAGCACCTCCAGAGACCCAAGGAGGAGGAGCAGGCGTTCAGCCAAGCCCCCCCTGCATGGAGCCCAGTCTTCCTGGTGCTGAGAACGTCCCCACTGAAGCCACCCCTGGTGCTCTGGGGACACAGATGGATGCCACAAGCCCCAAGGAGGGAGCCAAGGCTTTGCTCAGCACACAGCTTGCCCGGGCAGGCCACCTGGCAGCGGGGACCCTCTCGCTGACAGCCCAGGGGTTCGAGATCCCCCTCGACACTGATCCCAGGGCCACGTCCCCTTTGCAAGAGCCGGTGGTGTCCTGGGGGTCCTTGGGCTCCAGCAGTGCTTCCGACCGCTATGCGGAGACGGTGGAGGCTCTCCGCCAGATCGGGCAACTCGGCCAGCTCTACACTGCCCTGAAGGAGCAGGTGGCCCAGCTGGAAGCCACCAAGTCAGACCACGCCGAGCTTGAGAAGCTGCGCCTGCTCTTCCCAGAGGGAG ACCAGGAGAGCCACGCCAGCATCCTGACCGACCTCCGGGGCCGGGTGTCCTCCCTGCAGGGCCTGGCCAGCGACCTGCAggatgagaaggagaag ATCAGGCAGCTGGAGGATGCCCTTGGAAAGCTGGGAGTGGCTGGAGCTGACTGGAAAGCAGATGGCAGCAACCAGATCACCCTGCAACTGGG GTCCACGCTGCAGGAGATAAAGCAGGAGCTGaaggggctgggagagcagcaggagaTGACCAAGGCcctgctggagcagttggtgaCCAAGACGGCTGaccagctgcaggagcag CTGGATGAGCTGAGGGCGATGGTGAAGAgcgcggggcaggagcaggcagaggcacaggcagcGTGCCCCGTCTGCAGCACGGACACCAGCACACAGGTGGGGCAGCTCCTCCAGCGCTACGAGAAGCTCCAGGAGCTGGTGGACTCCTTCATGTCGCGGCAGGCAGTGGGCAAGGTGGTGAGGCAGCTGCCGGGGAGGAGCCAG caggatgaggagctgctgaaGCGCATCCAGGCCACCGTCGTGCAGGTGCAAGGGGACTACAAGAAGCTCAGCTCTGTCACGGGGAACCTCCTGGATGACCGTCATCAAAAGCAGAAAGATATCGAG GCTCTGTTCCAGtccctggagaggctggagaaggagaaagcGGACAAGGAGGACCTGGCACTGGGAATCAATGTG AAAGCAGACAAAACCGCCCTGGCCGGCAAAGTCAGTCGCACCCAGTTTGACGCAAGCATGGAGCGGCTGAATGAGATGATCCAGGAGATGCTGAGCCGGGTGACgggccaggagcagggctggcaccAGGTCCAGCGACAGCTCAATGAAGAGATGGACTCCAAG CTGGACCGCCTGGAGCTGGGGCCTTTccggcagcagctggaggagcacTGGAAGAGCATCCTGGAGCAGCTCAAGGAGAAGGCGCCGCAGACAGAGGCCGATGATGCGGCTGGGATTAAGAA gcagctgctggcccaTTTCCACTGCGTGTCCTGCGACCGGCCCCTCAGCATGCTGGTGCCTGGCCC gcacATCGTGGCCATCCCATCCAtgccgccgctgcccccccgccTCGCCGGGCGCCCCCATACCATCCTCGAGCTGGAGCAAACACAGCAGCACGGCCACAG GGAGCGGGCGGCCGAGTGCGGGTACCCCAGCGTGCCGCGGCGCTGCGGGGGCCGGCACACCCTCACCCACCCGCTGCAGCGCTGCCCGCGCCTCCAGCCCCTCCCGCCCAGCGCCCCGCGGCCActccagccccccaccctgctccccatCAAG CATGACGAGATGGAGCTGTTGGGCCAGGACGGCCACATCTACAGAGGCCGGTGGGacgggcagctgcctgtgctcgTGGGCAAGGAGG GCTTCCCAAGGGACAAACCCAAGCTGTCCCCAAGGCAGTGGGACACCGGCCGCCCGCTCTCGCGGCCCCAGAGTGCTGGGTCCTCACTCAGCCAGTCTG GCACCGGggttcctcccacccctccagccCCCACGGGACGGATCCAGCACCCTGGCAGCCAGGCAGGACTGGGGGTCCGCGGCCGaacccccaccaccccagccgCCGAGCAGGCGAGCAAGTGGTTCCAGCCAGCAGCAATAAAGGGCGATGGGCAGCCAAGCGCCTACGTGGCCTGA